One region of Oryzias latipes chromosome 6, ASM223467v1 genomic DNA includes:
- the taf3 gene encoding transcription initiation factor TFIID subunit 3, translating to MCESYARSLLRVSVAQICQALGWDAVQLTACDLLSDVLQRYIQQLARVCHRYSELYGRTDPMLDDLSQAFRLMGVNLSELEDYVHNLEPVAFAHQTPLFPVCKNNMLQFPQSAARDADERKDYIPDYMPPLVSLQEEEEEEEVPPDMGTSAEAMQVPLEEDDEEIDEEETVNDENYPLKRHLDSPDAALGIMPTSKKPRLYPGLSPEWGAEPREPLTSLNPQRVPPGVLPSHDSLDPLSPEMPSGALQPFRPQPIIPKQFDQKSLGTPGKKPKVSSPGRQRTKSPKGLLPVPLIGSPIHSPKPSKEKKKSPAKTKSPKSPKSPKMSSIKVSQLQSKAEILLKPPLPALNEKIGKENIQMRHIVEDREPPEGLFKNLEPDNTAIDDSIAAVIARACAEREPDPFAFSSGSDSDSNGFSSPKRLTIMEPATPKAPIGTANLLKDTSTPLHLQVHPGLGNWTLEDSINEVVRRANQGGPSAPPQSQAEYASSGSASPPTPEPLLKVFEEKNKIGPPPDLKKKLKKELKAKMKKKEKPKDRDREREKGKLKDRSKEKNKDRNKEFSKDMKMPWKELGGSNEDHFGQLDFSLSDIPIKIKSKDGDVPKKEKEKHKDKKKDKEKSKKDKDKREKGKDRNKEDKQKQPTVPPFVLSEVPSLFSPSTCLRMPPMLPPFPPLLQEEGKSKEKERKKEKKEKKKKKDKEKDKEREKAKEREREKEEKRKEKEKEKDKREKEKEKEKIRLEKVKADAPAVLPSPVIPRLTLRVGAGQDKIVISKVVPSSETRTPTPKAPAAKSGPGNRPRTPPPAPILPPALPILPAAAPPPLATPPTASSLLCMPSMLPPSASVKTPVRSVVTETVSTYVIRDEWGNQIWICPGCNKPDDGSPMIGCDDCDDWYHWPCVGIVAEPPEDQPWFCVKCSCKKKDKKHKKKKHKPH from the exons ATGTGCGAGAGCTATGCCCGCTCGCTGCTGCGTGTTTCGGTGGCGCAGATCTGCCAAGCTCTGGGCTGGGATGCAGTCCAGCTCACTGCGTGCGATCTGCTGTCTGATGTGCTGCAGAGGTACATCCAGCAGCTGGCGAGGGTCTGCCACCGATACTCCGAACTGT ATGGAAGAACAGATCCGATGCTGGATGATCTCAGCCAGGCCTTCCGACTCATGGGGGTAAACCTGAGCGAGCTGGAGGACTATGTCCACAATCTGGAGCCCGTGGCGTTTGCCCATCAGACGCCGCTCTTCCCCGTATGCAAAAACAACATGTTGCAGTTTCCTCAGTCTGCAGCCAGAGACGCAGACGAAAGGAAGGATTACATCCCCGATTACATGCCGCCCCTGGTTTCCCTGCAGGAAG aagaggaggaggaggaggtcccTCCAGACATGGGCACCTCAGCCGAAGCCATGCAGGTGCCGCTggaggaggatgatgaggaAATAGATGAAGAAGAGACTGTCAATGATGAAAATTATCCTCTGAAGAGGCATTTGGACAGTCCCGATGCAGCTTTGGGAATCATGCCCACCTCCAAGAAACCGCGCTTGTACCCTGGTCTCAGCCCGGAATGGGGGGCCGAGCCACGGGAGCCTCTCACATCGCTCAACCCGCAACGCGTCCCGCCAGGCGTTCTGCCTTCGCACGACAGCCTCGACCCCCTGTCGCCTGAAATGCCATCTGGTGCCCTGCAGCCCTTCAGACCTCAGCCGATCATACCAAAACAATTTGATCAAAAGAGCCTCGGCACGCCCGGGAAGAAGCCCAAGGTTTCGTCCCCTGGCAGGCAACGGACTAAGTCCCCCAAAGGTCTCCTCCCCGTTCCATTAATTGGTAGTCCCATCCACTCTCCAAAACCgtcaaaggaaaagaagaagtctCCTGCTAAGACAAAAAGCCCTAAAAGTCCTAAAAGCCCAAAGATGAGTTCCATCAAAGTGTCTCAGCTTCAGAGCAAAGCAGAGATCCTGCTGAAGCCCCCGCTTCCCGCACTGAACGAGAAGATAGgcaaagaaaacattcaaatgcgTCACATTGTAGAGGACAGAGAGCCACCAGAGGGGCTTTTTAAGAACCTCGAGCCCGATAACACGGCCATCGATGACTCTATAGCTGCTGTCATAGCCAGAGCGTGTGCTGAAAGGGAGCCCGACCCCTTCGCCTTCTCCTCGGGCTCTGATTCCGACAGCAATGGATTCTCAAGCCCCAAGAGGCTGACCATCATGGAGCCCGCCACCCCCAAAGCCCCCATCGGAACAGCTAACCTGTTAAAGGACACGTCAACGCCGCTCCACCTGCAGGTGCACCCGGGACTCGGAAACTGGACCCTGGAGGATTCGATCAACGAGGTGGTCCGGAGGGCCAATCAAGGCGGTCCGTCCGCACCGCCTCAGAGTCAGGCAGAGTACGCGTCATCTGGATCGGCCTCGCCACCCACCCCCGAGCCTCTGCTCAAAGTGTTCGAGGAGAAGAACAAGATCGGACCGCCGCCAGATCTGAAGAAGAAGCTGAAGAAGGAGCTTAAAGCCAAGATGAAGAAGAAGGAGAAGCCGAAAGACAGGGACCGGGAGAGGGAGAAGGGAAAGCTGAAGGATAGGAGCAAGGAGAAAAACAAGGACAGAAACAAGGAGTTTTCCAAGGACATGAAGATGCCTTGGAAGGAGCTTGGAGGAAGCAACGAAGACCACTTTGGACAGCTGGACTTCAGTCTGTCGGACATCCCCATCAAGATCAAATCAAAAGACGGAGACGTCCCCaagaaagagaaggaaaagcataaagacaaaaagaaggataaagagaaaagcaaaaaggaCAAGGATAAGAGGGAAAAGGGGAAAGACAGGAACAAGGAGGACAAGCAGAAGCAGCCCACCGTGCCGCCTTTCGTCCTGAGCGAAGTGCCTTCCCTGTTCAGCCCCTCCACCTGCCTGCGGATGCCCCCTATGCTGCCGCCATTCCCCCCACTCCTTCAGGAGGAGGGGAAGAGCAAGGAGAAGGAgaggaagaaggaaaagaaggagaaaaagaagaagaaagacaagGAGAAGGATAAGGAGCGAGAGAAAGCCAAAGAGAGGGAGAgggagaaggaggagaagaggaaagaaaaggagaaggagaaggacaagagagagaaggagaaagaaaaggagaagaTTCGATTAGAGAAG GTGAAAGCGGACGCTCCAGCGGTCTTACCCTCTCCAGTCATCCCCAGACTGACCCTCCGAGTGGGAGCAGGTCAGGACAAAAT AGTTATTAGCAAGGTGGTTCCCAGTTCGGAGACCAGGACACCCACCCCAAAGGCTCCCGCCGCCAAATCGGGACCCGGGAATCGTCCTCGAACACCCCCTCCAGCCCCGATCCTGCCCCCCGCTCTTCCAATTCTGCCTGCAGCTGCCCCCCCACCTCTAGCCACCCCCCCCACAGCTTCATCTTTGCTTTGCATGCCATCTATGCTTCCTCCCTCAGCTTCTGTCAAGACTCCAGTGCGCAGCGTTGTCACGGAGACCGTCAGCACCTATGTG ATTCGGGATGAATGGGGAAACCAGATCTGGATTTGTCCTGGATGCAACAAACCTGACGATGGTAGTCCCATGATAGGGTGTGACGACTGTGACGACTGGTATCACTG GCCTTGTGTTGGGATCGTGGCGGAGCCTCCCGAGGACCAGCCGTGGTTCTGTGTGAAATGTTCCTGCAAGAAGAAGgacaagaaacacaaaaaaaagaaacacaaaccacacTGA